The Iamia sp. SCSIO 61187 genomic sequence CCAGCTTCCCGATCGCCTCCTACCGGAACCGGCGGCGGACCCGGCGCACGGTGGCCCAGGAGGCCTGGCCCCGCATGATCGAGGAGATCCGCATCCTCACCGGGTCGTTGGGCCGGTCGGTCCCCCAGGCGCTGTTCGAGGTGGGCCAGCGGGGCCCGCAGGAGATGCGGGCGGCGTTCGACGCCGCCCACCGCGAGTGGCTCATCTCCACCGACTTCCCCCGCACGGTGGCCGTGCTGAAGGACCGCCTCGCCGACCCCACCGCCGACGCCACCTGCGAGACCCTGCTGGTCGCCCACGAGATCGGCGGCTCGGACCTCGACAGCCGCCTGCGCGACCTCATCGAGGACCGCATCCAGGACGTGCAGGGCCGCAAGGACGCCCGGGCCAAGCAGGCCGGCGTCCGCTTCGCCCGCACGTTCGTGCTGGTGGTGCCGCTGGGCATGGCCACCGCGGGCGTGTCGGTCGGCGAGGGCCGGGCCGCCTACGCCACCGCCGGCGGGCAGCTGGCCGTCGTCGCCGCCATCGGCATGATCATCGGCTGCTGGGTGTGGGCCGGGGCGATCATGCGGCTGCCCGAGGAGGAGAGGGTGTTCGAGCGATGAGGAGGGGTGGGTCCGCATGACGCGGCTCTTCGTGCTCTCGGGCCTGGTCCTCTGGGTCGGGGCGACGCTGCTGCTGTCGACGACGCGGTGGTTCGCCCGCCGCCCGCTCACCGAGCGCCTGCGTCCGTACACCCCCGGTGGGCTGGCGCCGGGCAAGGGGGGCGGGCTGCTGTCGCTGGAGAGCTTCCGCGACGTCGTCGGCCCCGTGTCGCGGGGCGTGGGCGAGCAGGTCGCCCGGCTGTTCGGCGTCAGCGAGGACCTCGGCATCCGCCTCACGCGCATCCACTCGCCCCTCGACGTCACCGCCTTCCGGGTCCGCCAGCTCGGGTGGGTCGTGGCCGCCTTCGGGCTCGGCGCCCTGGCGTCGGTCGCCCTCGGCCTCCCGGTCCCGGTGGGCATCCTGCTCACCTTCGGGGCGCCCCTCCTGGCGTTCCTCCTGCTCGAGCAGCAGATCTCGGCCGCCTCGAAGCGGTGGCAGCGCAGCCTGTTCCTGGAGCTGCCGGTGGTGAGCGAGCAGATCGGCCTGCTCCTCTCGGCCGGCTACTCGCTCTCGGGTGCCCTGGCCCGGGTGGCCCAGCGCAGCAACGGTGTCTGCGCCCGCGACATCTCCCGGGTGATCGGACGGGTCCGCCAGGGGCTCAGCGAGACCGACGCCCTGCGCGAGTGGGCTGCGCTGGCCGACGTCGACGGCGTCGACCGGCTGGTCCACGTGCTCGCCCTCAACCGCGAGGCGAGCGACCTGGGCCGCCTGATCAGCGAGGAGGCCCGGGCCATCCGCCGCGACGTCCACCGCGAGCTGCTCGAGCACATCGAGCGCCGGGGCCAGCAGGTGTGGATCCCGGTCACGGTGGCAACGCTGATCCCCGGCGTCATCTTCTTGGCCGTCCCCTTCACCCAGGCCCTCTCGCTCTTCTCGGGCTCCTGATCCCCCACCACGGAGGCACACCATGCAGACCCTCAGCTCGACCCTCGACCACAGCGCCCTCGCCACCTACACGTGGGTGCGCTCCGGCCTGGTGCACGCCCGGCACCGGCTCGAGACCGAGGACCGGGGCGAGGGCGTGATCTCGGCCGCCATCGTGGTGCTGATCATGGCCTTCCTCGGCGTGTTGATGTGGGGCGCCTTCAAGCTGCTCTTCCAGGGCGCGTCCACCAAGACCTCCAACCAGGTCGACCAGATCGGCTCGTGACCGTCCCCACGGCGCCGCCCCGCGACCGGGAGCGGGGCCAGAGCCTCGTCACCTCGGTCGCGGCCATCGCCGTGTTCCTCGGGTTCCTGATGTTCGCCGTGCACATCTGCGTGAACCTGTACGCCAACACCACCGTCACGGCCAACGCCTACGACGCCGCCCGGCGGGTGGCCCGGGCCGAGGCCGAGGGCGGGCGGGCCGGCGCCGCCGCCCGGGCCGAGGCCGACCTGCGCGACAACCTGGGGCGCTACTCGTCCCGCATCGAGGACATCGACTGGACGCTCGGCGACGACGTGATCGAGCTGCGCATCGTCGTCGACAACCCCAGCTTCTTGATCTTCAGCGACGCCGACGTGGGGGTCGGCCGGATCGACAAGACGGTGAGGGTCCGGGTGGAGAAGGTCCGGTGAGGGTCGCCCACCACCGCCCGCCGGCGGCACCCGGCGGGGCGGCCCGGGAGCGGGGGTCCGCCGGCGCCGAGGTCCTGCCGTTCTGCGTGCTGATCTTCGTCTTCGGCACGCTGCTGCTGGTCAACGCATGGGGCGTGATCGACGCCAAGTTCGCCGTCACCTCGGCGGCCCGGGAGGCGGCCCGCACCTACGCCGAGAGCGACGGCGGGTTCGCCGGCGAGGAGGCCGCCCGCGACGCCGCCGAGGACGCCATCGCCTCCTACGGCCGGACGCCGAGCCGGATGGAGCTGAGCGAGCCCACCGGCGCCTTCGTCCGCTGCGGCACGGTGTCGTACACGGCGAGCTATCCCGTGCCGGCCCTGCAGATCCCGGTCATCGGGGGCTTCGGCCGGGCCTTCGACGTGACGTCGTCCCACAGCACGCGCATCGACCGGCTCCGGGCCGGGCTCGACGCCGCCTCCGCGTGCTGAGCCACCACCA encodes the following:
- a CDS encoding type II secretion system F family protein is translated as MSPLVALVLALAGAYGVHLLYTAVALDWKGLAPGPRVERRTRTRRGPQDWLIQAGLDDVQPVEFVAVVGVLGLVGGAFGYAIFASPIPALALGAFAASFPIASYRNRRRTRRTVAQEAWPRMIEEIRILTGSLGRSVPQALFEVGQRGPQEMRAAFDAAHREWLISTDFPRTVAVLKDRLADPTADATCETLLVAHEIGGSDLDSRLRDLIEDRIQDVQGRKDARAKQAGVRFARTFVLVVPLGMATAGVSVGEGRAAYATAGGQLAVVAAIGMIIGCWVWAGAIMRLPEEERVFER
- a CDS encoding type II secretion system F family protein; translated protein: MTRLFVLSGLVLWVGATLLLSTTRWFARRPLTERLRPYTPGGLAPGKGGGLLSLESFRDVVGPVSRGVGEQVARLFGVSEDLGIRLTRIHSPLDVTAFRVRQLGWVVAAFGLGALASVALGLPVPVGILLTFGAPLLAFLLLEQQISAASKRWQRSLFLELPVVSEQIGLLLSAGYSLSGALARVAQRSNGVCARDISRVIGRVRQGLSETDALREWAALADVDGVDRLVHVLALNREASDLGRLISEEARAIRRDVHRELLEHIERRGQQVWIPVTVATLIPGVIFLAVPFTQALSLFSGS